Part of the Methylomonas rapida genome is shown below.
GCGGCGGCGCGTCGCCGGAGCGTACCGAAAAAGCCTTCCGCATGGTGTTGCAGGACAAGAATGTCAAGGCCATGCTGGTCAACATCTTTGCCGGTATCAATCGCTGCGACTGGATCGCCGAAGGCGTGGTGCATGCGGTGAAAAAAATCGACATGAAGGTGCCCTTGATCGTGCGTCTGTCCGGCACCAATGTCGAGGAAGGTCGCAAGATCATCGCCGACAGCGGACTGCCTATCATCATGGCCGACACCTTGGCGGAAGCCGCCGAGAAAGCGGTTGAAGCACGTAATCAGGTTGTAGCCGCGCAAGGTTGAGGAATACACATGGCAATTTTTATCGATAAAGACACCCGCATCATCGTTCAAGGTTTTACCGGCAAAATCGGTACCTTTCACGCCCAGGAAATGATCGAATACGGCTCCAACGTGGTCGGCGGCATCACGCCGGGCAAAGGTGGACAAAAACATCTGGAGCGTCCGGTGTTCAACACCGTGAAAGAAGCGGTCGAGCAAGTCGGCGCCGAAGCCAGCATCGTGTTCGTGCCGCCCGCTTATGCAGCCGATTCGATCATGGAAGCGGCCGAAGCCGGCATCAAATACTGCGTTTGCATCACCGACGGTATTCCAACCCAGGACATGATGAAGGTCAAAATCTTCCTGAGCAAATTCCCGAAAGAAAGCCGCATGGTCCTGACCGGCCCAAATTGCGCCGGCACCATCAGCCCCGGCAAATCCATGCTGGGCATCATGCCGGGCCATATCTACATGCCGGGTAATGTCGGCATCGTCGGCCGTTCCGGGACCTTGGGCTATGAAGCTGCCGACCAAATGAAAGCATTGGGTATCGGCGTCTCGACTTCGGTCGGTATCGGCGGCGACCCGATCAACGGCAGTTCGCACCGTGACATTCTGGAAAAATTCGAGCAAGACCCGGAAACCAAGGTCGTGATGATGATCGGCGAAATCGGCGGCCCGCAAGAAGTCGAAGCCGGCGTCTTCGCCAATGAGCACATGAGCAAACCGGTCGTGGCTTACATCGCCGGTTTGACCGCGCCAAAAGGCCGCCGCATGGGCCATGCCGGGGCGATCATTTCGGCATCCGGCGAATCGGCGGCAGAAAA
Proteins encoded:
- the sucD gene encoding succinate--CoA ligase subunit alpha codes for the protein MAIFIDKDTRIIVQGFTGKIGTFHAQEMIEYGSNVVGGITPGKGGQKHLERPVFNTVKEAVEQVGAEASIVFVPPAYAADSIMEAAEAGIKYCVCITDGIPTQDMMKVKIFLSKFPKESRMVLTGPNCAGTISPGKSMLGIMPGHIYMPGNVGIVGRSGTLGYEAADQMKALGIGVSTSVGIGGDPINGSSHRDILEKFEQDPETKVVMMIGEIGGPQEVEAGVFANEHMSKPVVAYIAGLTAPKGRRMGHAGAIISASGESAAEKVERLQELGVTIAPTPAAMGETVAKVLAKL